One window of Flavobacteriales bacterium genomic DNA carries:
- a CDS encoding tail fiber domain-containing protein — protein MAAFSRASGRGCAGVSMSENTDWMYVGAKNQGEDLVDAVINWGDNKEADPTYGPDALRFIFTRTMSNINIASQMDGLELARIIPDPSGNQGYFGIGDYFTAATNPSERLDVLNGRVAIRQLPTDPVSASMEAVVLNTTTGVLEHRPFPTTTGGPDCDWTPIAGAINELRTANAPAGTVGACPDQRWKVQIGTPSTAGPYRLTVGVNQVTCANCGITGGTNVDVKGDGGGSVNGSNILVESATSGSANQIKGLKIVTRNAGSINYGIEVDATNNVANISSSVYGAWIKAVNQAGGKTAQLYGLRGSAEATDVNSATLAKGVWGRAVNGITNDGLRGEATGGSSSTNYGVYSDASSGVMNYGLHAKGSGATGSTNYGVWTLGQNGTTNYGVLANAIGGGGSTNYGVWATASGGATNWAGYFKGRVMITDSAWVLGNQIVTSDANLKTNVEDLTGALDKVLQMQPKTYEFIQDALPQAHLTEGPQVGLIAQELEPILPEAVGHTTVPAELDSLGAEIFPAVAIAGIDYNKVTPVLIGAIKEQQAMIDQQQATIAQLQDQINHCCATQGDAAQRGSAEQGSMPQENELQEQRLLIIPNPVADLTTLEYYVPKAGKVSLQVSTSDGKPLATLREELAETGAYNYSWNTTKLAAGTYFCTFMLDGAVVVKRAVKVK, from the coding sequence GCGAAGAACCAGGGCGAGGACCTCGTTGATGCCGTGATCAACTGGGGTGACAATAAGGAAGCCGACCCTACCTATGGTCCGGATGCGTTGCGTTTCATTTTCACGCGAACGATGAGCAACATCAATATCGCCTCCCAGATGGACGGATTGGAGTTGGCCCGTATCATTCCGGACCCCTCTGGGAATCAGGGTTACTTCGGCATTGGGGATTACTTCACCGCTGCGACGAACCCTTCGGAGCGGTTGGATGTGCTGAATGGCCGTGTGGCGATCCGGCAATTGCCCACGGACCCGGTAAGCGCCAGCATGGAGGCCGTTGTCCTGAACACCACCACCGGCGTGCTGGAACACCGTCCGTTCCCCACCACCACCGGTGGCCCGGATTGTGATTGGACCCCGATCGCTGGTGCGATCAATGAACTCCGCACAGCGAATGCACCGGCAGGGACCGTGGGTGCTTGCCCTGATCAACGCTGGAAGGTACAGATCGGGACGCCATCGACCGCAGGGCCATACAGGCTAACAGTCGGGGTGAACCAGGTCACCTGTGCGAATTGTGGGATAACCGGAGGGACCAATGTGGATGTTAAAGGTGATGGGGGCGGCAGTGTGAATGGTTCAAACATACTTGTAGAGTCCGCAACTTCCGGGTCCGCCAATCAGATCAAGGGGCTTAAAATCGTGACCCGCAATGCGGGGTCGATCAACTACGGCATAGAGGTGGATGCGACGAACAATGTTGCGAATATAAGCAGCTCTGTTTATGGGGCATGGATCAAAGCAGTGAACCAAGCGGGAGGGAAAACCGCACAATTGTATGGCCTGCGTGGCAGTGCTGAGGCAACGGATGTTAATTCGGCTACACTTGCGAAGGGGGTGTGGGGTAGGGCGGTCAATGGGATTACAAACGATGGCTTACGTGGGGAAGCCACTGGAGGGAGCAGCTCCACAAACTATGGAGTTTACTCGGATGCCTCAAGTGGTGTGATGAACTATGGGTTGCATGCTAAAGGGTCCGGTGCCACGGGTTCCACCAACTATGGGGTCTGGACCTTAGGGCAAAACGGGACCACGAACTATGGGGTCCTCGCAAATGCGATCGGTGGTGGGGGAAGCACCAACTATGGGGTCTGGGCCACCGCGTCGGGTGGGGCCACCAACTGGGCCGGGTACTTCAAAGGTCGAGTGATGATCACGGACTCGGCTTGGGTGCTGGGCAACCAGATCGTGACTTCGGACGCGAACCTGAAAACGAACGTGGAGGACCTTACCGGGGCATTGGACAAGGTGTTGCAGATGCAGCCGAAAACGTATGAGTTCATTCAGGATGCTCTGCCACAGGCGCACCTGACCGAAGGGCCGCAAGTCGGCCTTATCGCTCAAGAACTGGAGCCCATCTTGCCGGAGGCCGTGGGGCATACCACAGTGCCTGCGGAACTGGACAGTCTGGGAGCGGAGATTTTTCCGGCCGTAGCGATCGCGGGGATCGACTATAACAAAGTGACCCCGGTGTTGATCGGTGCGATCAAAGAGCAGCAAGCGATGATCGATCAGCAACAAGCCACCATTGCCCAACTCCAAGACCAGATCAACCATTGTTGCGCAACACAAGGTGATGCGGCCCAAAGAGGAAGTGCGGAACAAGGGTCCATGCCCCAGGAGAACGAACTCCAAGAGCAGCGCCTGTTGATCATCCCCAACCCGGTGGCGGACCTCACCACGTTGGAATACTACGTGCCCAAAGCGGGCAAGGTGAGCTTGCAGGTGAGCACCAGCGATGGGAAGCCTTTGGCCACCTTGCGTGAGGAACTGGCCGAAACCGGTGCATACAACTACAGTTGGAACACCACCAAGTTGGCGGCGGGCACCTACTTCTGCACCTTCATGCTGGACGGTGCCGTGGTGGTGAAGCGTGCGGTGAAGGTGAAGTGA
- a CDS encoding FAD-dependent oxidoreductase yields the protein MNRTVDIALPPQEAADPALVREAAAEACSVKLEQVKGARVVKRSIDARSKLPLVRLRVEVSTEEEFPELPEAPPELPDVSKAEPVIIVGCGPAGLFAALGCIEHGLRPIILERGKDVRARRRDLAAINRDHVVDPDSNYCFGEGGAGTYSDGKLYTRSDKRGDVAAVLKTFTAFGASPDILVDAHPHIGTNKLPEIVTAMREAIEAAGGEVRFGTRVNDFLITDGRIHGVRTAQGDEVLATSVVLATGHSARDIFELLHAKGIAIEAKSFAMGVRIEHPQSVIDRIRYHSTVRDPFLPPASYSVVQQVEGRGVYSFCMCPGGIIAPCATAPGEVVTNGWSPSKRNNPFANSGIVVAVDPADLPESKGPDAALAGLRWQQSLERNAWKFGGERQSAPAQRMEDFIGRRLSIDLPACSYPPGIVPATMDEVLPQAIASRLREGLKAFGEKMHGYRTNEAVLVAVESRTSSPVRIPRDLETLEHPQVRGLYPCAEGAGYAGGIVSAAMDGLRVARAIAETT from the coding sequence ATGAACCGCACCGTGGACATCGCCCTTCCTCCGCAAGAGGCCGCCGACCCGGCACTGGTGCGCGAAGCAGCCGCTGAAGCCTGTTCGGTGAAGCTTGAACAAGTAAAGGGCGCACGCGTGGTGAAACGCTCCATCGATGCGCGCAGCAAACTTCCCTTGGTGCGCTTGCGTGTGGAAGTTTCCACGGAAGAAGAATTCCCGGAACTGCCGGAAGCACCGCCGGAACTGCCCGATGTCAGCAAGGCGGAACCCGTGATCATCGTGGGCTGCGGACCTGCCGGCCTATTCGCGGCGTTGGGCTGCATCGAACACGGGCTACGGCCCATCATTCTGGAGCGCGGCAAGGACGTCCGCGCACGGCGCCGCGACCTCGCCGCCATCAACCGCGATCACGTGGTGGACCCCGACAGCAATTACTGCTTCGGTGAAGGCGGCGCGGGCACCTACAGCGACGGTAAGCTCTATACCCGCAGCGACAAGCGCGGCGATGTGGCGGCGGTGCTGAAGACCTTCACCGCGTTCGGTGCCTCGCCGGACATCCTCGTGGACGCCCATCCGCACATCGGCACCAACAAGCTCCCCGAGATCGTCACCGCTATGCGCGAGGCCATTGAAGCGGCGGGCGGCGAAGTGCGATTCGGCACACGCGTGAACGACTTCCTGATCACCGACGGTCGCATACACGGCGTGCGTACGGCACAGGGCGATGAGGTCCTCGCCACTTCGGTGGTGCTGGCCACGGGCCATTCCGCCCGCGACATCTTCGAGCTGCTTCACGCCAAAGGCATCGCGATCGAGGCGAAGTCATTCGCCATGGGCGTGCGCATCGAGCATCCGCAATCGGTGATCGACCGGATCCGCTACCACAGCACCGTCCGCGACCCCTTCCTGCCGCCCGCCAGCTACAGCGTGGTGCAGCAGGTGGAAGGGCGCGGCGTGTACAGCTTCTGCATGTGCCCCGGCGGCATCATCGCGCCCTGCGCCACCGCGCCCGGCGAGGTGGTCACCAACGGCTGGAGCCCCAGCAAGCGCAACAATCCCTTCGCCAACAGCGGCATCGTGGTGGCCGTGGACCCGGCGGACCTCCCGGAAAGCAAAGGGCCGGACGCCGCCTTGGCGGGCCTGCGCTGGCAGCAGAGCCTGGAACGCAACGCCTGGAAATTCGGCGGCGAGCGGCAGTCCGCGCCCGCGCAACGCATGGAGGATTTTATCGGACGTCGCCTCAGCATTGACCTTCCCGCGTGCAGCTACCCGCCGGGGATCGTCCCCGCAACAATGGACGAGGTGCTGCCCCAAGCGATCGCATCCCGTCTGCGTGAAGGGTTGAAAGCCTTCGGCGAAAAAATGCACGGCTACCGCACCAACGAGGCCGTGCTGGTGGCCGTGGAATCGCGCACCAGCTCGCCGGTCCGCATTCCCCGCGATCTGGAAACACTGGAGCATCCGCAAGTGCGTGGGTTGTACCCGTGTGCTGAAGGTGCAGGCTATGCCGGAGGTATCGTCAGCGCTGCGATGGACGGTTTGCGAGTGGCGCGGGCGATCGCGGAAACGACATAG